The Pungitius pungitius chromosome 10, fPunPun2.1, whole genome shotgun sequence genome has a window encoding:
- the ccdc80 gene encoding coiled-coil domain-containing protein 80, producing the protein MRGAFVLTLALVYLLTLTSEAEESTQLGRARLPRRASPGATERKRPVRRNHAGFGSMVAALEVEEKGVPADESLPASVRRDPVRGDREGVRRRGVAGQIGLPRRPNTLRDEGAPGARARVTRMPNGAGSPNLLASFAGRNRVLVISAPHDSDGYYRLMMSLLKSDVYCELAERHVHQVVMFHQEGEMGGKVRRITAEGKVMEEPLDTALIPRLMSFLKLEKGKFGMVLLKKTLQVEERYPYPVRLEAMYEVIDQSPMRRLEKLRQKGFVQKCRAAGVEGQVEEGTLAETPVEIKPGKKIPRKPTTTAATTTTTTTTRPTPSTTTTTTTRPTTTTRATTTTRATTTTRAPTTTTTTRATTTTSTTTTTKPTTTRRTTTKRPTTTTTTTQRPTRAQPTAPWLPAPRTTADPHRYDRREKATYPAKTTPAGENRTDRDDREPPGRRPPKTKPTKRRNGAEKVLTNEYEDKYEAGGATAGDPEEAETFTDISPTKKVKAKHDKKKKKADKAAKKAERRGGKAGKIGGKKNGKKPSKYPEKEDYPKTTKKPTPPPKGSLASFLDHFENRRRLLLITSPGEESAMYVQQRDEYLESVCEMAIRKVSIITVFGSLTNSTMKIDHYQLENDKPMKGLRQEDLVNQDLITELRKEFGMTYDDFYMVISDVDMRVKQSYEVPIAMKAVLNYVDTFSSRIREMEQQKRDGIVCKKEDKPRSLENFLSRFRWRRRLFIISAPNDEEWAYQQQLYALTSQACNLGLRHIAVLKLTGTELAEMGGVLELYPINGSATVEREGLSGHLVKDMRNYFQISPEYFSMLLVGKDGNVKSWYPSPMWSMAIIYDLIDSMQLRRQEMAIQQSLGMRCPEDEYGGYGYHQHGYEDGYRQGYGY; encoded by the exons ATGCGGGGGGCTTTCGTTCTCACTTTGGCTCTGGTGTATCTGTTAACTTTGACGAGCGAGGCCGAGGAATCGACTCAGCTCGGGCGGGCGCGATTACCCCGACGCGCCAGCCCGGGCGCAACGGAGAGGAAGCGCCCCGTCCGACGCAACCACGCCGGGTTCGGTTCGATGGTCGCCGCGCtcgaggtggaggagaaaggtGTGCCGGCGGACGAGAGTCTCCCGGCGTCCGTCAGGAGGGACCCCGTGCGGGGCGACAGAGAGGGAGTTCGCCGGAGAGGGGTGGCCGGACAGATCGGTCTGCCCCGCCGGCCGAACACGCTGCGGGACGAGGGCGCTCCGGGAGCGAGAGCCCGGGTCACCCGGATGCCCAACGGCGCCGGGTCACCGAACCTGCTGGCCAGCTTCGCCGGGAGGAACCGCGTCCTGGTGATCTCGGCGCCGCATGATTCCGACGGCTACTACCGACTGATGATGTCTCTCCTGAAGTCAGACGTGTACTGCGAGCTCGCCGAGCGACACGTCCACCAGGTTGTCATGTTCCATCAGGAGGGAGAGATGGGCGGCAAGGTGAGGAGGATCACCGCGGAGGGGAAGGTGATGGAAGAGCCGCTGGACACGGCCCTCATCCCCAGACTCATGAGCTTCCTCAAGCTGGAGAAAG GTAAGTTCGGGATGGTGCTGCTGAAGAAGAccctgcaggtggaggagaggtaCCCGTACCCCGTGAGGCTGGAGGCCATGTACGAGGTCATCGACCAGTCGCCCATGAGGAGGCTGGAGAAGCTCAGACAGAAGGGCTTCGTCCAGAAGTGCAGAGCAGCAGGTGTGGAGGGCCAGGTGGAGGAGGGCACACTCGCAG AGACACCTGTAGAAATAAAACCAGGGAAGAAGATCCCAAGAAAGCCCACAACCACAGCtgccaccaccacaacaactacaactACGCGGCCAACCCCatcaaccaccaccaccactacgaCCAGGCCCACCACTACGACCAGGGCCACCACTACAACCAGGGCCACCACTACGACCCGGGCCCCCACTACGACCACCACAACCAGagcaaccacaacaacaagcacaacaaccaccaccaaaCCAACCACAACCAGAAGAACCACCACAAAGCGacctaccaccaccaccaccaccacccagagACCCACCAGAGCCCAACCCACAGCCCCGTGGCTCCCAGCCCCCAGAACCACCGCCGACCCGCACCGCTACGACCGCAGAGAGAAGGCGACGTACCCGGCCAAAACCACCCCGGCTGGGGAGAACCGCACCGACAGGGACGACAGAGAGCCACCCGGCCGCAGGCCCCCCAAGACCAAACCCACCAAGAGGAGGAACGGGGCAGAGAAG GTGCTGACGAATGAGTACGAGGACAAGTACGAAGCGGGGGGGGCGACCGCCGGTGATCCGGAGGAGGCGGAAACCTTCACCGACATCAGCCCCACCAAGAAGGTCAAGGCCAAGcacgacaagaagaagaagaaggccgaCAAGGCCGCCAAGaaagcagagaggaggggaggaaaggccGGAAAGATCGGAGGCAAGAAGAATGGAAAGAAGCCGTCCAAGTACCCAGAGAAGGAGGACTACCCGAAGACCACTAAGAAGCCCACGCCCCCTCCAAAGGGGTCTCTGGCCTCCTTCCTGGACCACTTTGAAAACAGGAGGAGGCTGCTG CTCATCACGTCCCCCGGCGAGGAGAGCGCCATGTACGTCCAGCAGCGGGACGAGTACCTGGAGTCCGTGTGTGAAATGGCCATCAGGAAGGTCTCCATCATCACCGTCTTTGGCTCCCTGACCAACTCCACCATGAAGATTGACCACTACCAGCTGG aaaaCGACAAGCCCATGAAGGGTCTTCGTCAGGAGGACTTGGTGAACCAGGACCTGATCACAGAGCTGAGGAAAGAGTTCGGCATGACCTACGACGACTTTTACATGGTCATCTCCGACGTCGACATGAGAGTCAAG CAATCCTACGAAGTTCCCATCGCCATGAAGGCCGTGCTGAACTACGTCGACACCTTCTCCTCCCGCATCCGCGagatggagcagcagaagagGGACGGCATCGTCTGCAAGAAAGAGGACAAGCCCAGATCGCTGGAGAACTTCCTCTCCAG GTTCCGCTGGAGACGCCGACTCTTCATCATCTCCGCCCCCAACGACGAGGAGTGGGCCTATCAGCAGCAGCTCTACGCCCTGACCAGCCAGGCCTGCAACCTCG GTCTGAGGCACATCGCCGTTCTGAAGCTGACCGGCACCGAGCTGGCGGAAATGGGCGGAGTCTTGGAACTCTATCCGATCAATG GGAGCGCCACCGTGGAGCGCGAGGGGCTGTCGGGCCACCTGGTGAAGGACATGAGGAACTACTTCCAGATCAGCCCCGAGTACTTCTCCATGCTGCTGGTGGGGAAGGACG